Proteins encoded within one genomic window of Saccharopolyspora pogona:
- a CDS encoding DUF3558 domain-containing protein has product MNTTRTTLAAAASLFVLGLAGCSSPTPGLPEPTTGGETTSAVNDPFRIDQPKNLKAISDPCQLLNPQQLQEVGATTTGRQDKSQWGQANCAWDGAKLALQVSPDTVQGQGLRYTTKIVADGKPTAEVAGYPATHVGATSGSCGTYVSTSDTELFLVDFQMGTEDFKESGFSGPCAAADKIAEMVIKNLPPA; this is encoded by the coding sequence GTGAACACCACACGTACCACCCTCGCCGCTGCGGCAAGCCTTTTCGTTCTCGGTTTGGCCGGCTGCTCCAGCCCGACACCAGGGCTGCCCGAGCCCACCACCGGGGGCGAGACCACGTCAGCAGTGAACGACCCGTTCCGGATCGACCAGCCCAAGAACCTCAAGGCCATTAGCGACCCCTGCCAGCTGCTTAACCCACAGCAGCTGCAAGAAGTTGGCGCGACGACCACTGGGCGACAGGACAAGTCCCAATGGGGTCAAGCCAACTGCGCCTGGGACGGCGCCAAGTTGGCCTTGCAGGTTTCACCAGACACAGTCCAAGGCCAGGGCTTGCGGTACACCACGAAGATCGTGGCAGATGGTAAGCCGACAGCTGAGGTCGCGGGGTATCCAGCAACTCACGTTGGGGCCACTAGCGGTTCGTGTGGAACCTATGTGAGCACATCGGATACAGAACTGTTCCTGGTCGACTTCCAGATGGGTACTGAGGATTTCAAAGAATCAGGGTTTTCCGGTCCGTGTGCAGCCGCGGACAAGATCGCAGAGATGGTGATCAAGAATCTTCCTCCTGCGTGA
- a CDS encoding ESX secretion-associated protein EspG: MVRDRLRAYGQSFSYLYLTEPDKPETRAMVTVNHLAFRFVLSRDRVWIDEVAPNAAGQALVACLPEVIPAAGQGVTVPTKILAAAGTEAENHQADQGDWIAYELGQAGIRAGDAKAVGKLANMADRMIGQFNVGIREPDGHSHLWPWAITTHHSPTGRVARITQPPRGENTLVTPADTKVLIGALRSYRDDLRRKVRDQQR; encoded by the coding sequence GTGGTACGAGATCGTCTCCGCGCCTATGGTCAGTCGTTCTCTTACCTCTACCTCACCGAGCCGGACAAGCCCGAAACGCGGGCGATGGTGACCGTGAATCACCTGGCGTTCCGTTTCGTCCTCAGCCGCGACCGAGTATGGATCGATGAGGTCGCCCCGAACGCCGCCGGGCAGGCGCTCGTTGCGTGCCTGCCCGAAGTTATCCCCGCGGCGGGCCAGGGTGTCACGGTACCGACGAAGATCCTGGCCGCCGCCGGCACGGAGGCCGAGAACCACCAAGCCGACCAGGGCGACTGGATCGCCTACGAACTCGGCCAGGCCGGAATCCGCGCCGGCGACGCCAAGGCGGTCGGCAAGCTCGCGAACATGGCGGACCGGATGATCGGGCAGTTCAACGTCGGCATCCGCGAGCCCGACGGCCACAGCCACCTCTGGCCGTGGGCGATCACGACCCACCACAGCCCCACCGGCAGGGTCGCGCGGATCACCCAACCGCCACGGGGCGAGAACACGCTGGTCACCCCAGCCGACACCAAGGTGCTTATCGGCGCGCTGCGTTCCTACCGCGACGACCTCCGACGAAAGGTCCGCGACCAGCAGCGATAG
- a CDS encoding glycoside hydrolase family 16 protein: MAPRRLLAADAAHALLASAPLLEAGATPRAEVFFDDFSGSELDRSKWTVEVTGENFGTVNQEQQAYVDSPDTIYLDQDPSTGASNGALALHPRFEPGHQAPDGQTYDFISGRIKTQDKVEFTYGRYSARLKLPENATASGLWPAWWSLGANIDAGKPWPECGEIDVMEHVGEPWTSSALHGPEYHGDTPFTKRQNFDGKDPADWHVYEVDWAPDGLTFFVDDTETYRVTKQEIESKGWTWAYDDPQFLILNFALGGGYPNGVNGVTEPYFGLPQSTVDKVAAGNVRYLVDWVRVVPVAGALS; the protein is encoded by the coding sequence ATGGCCCCGAGACGACTGCTCGCGGCCGATGCCGCACACGCCCTGCTGGCCTCCGCGCCGCTGCTCGAAGCCGGTGCGACGCCCCGCGCCGAGGTGTTCTTCGACGACTTCTCCGGTTCGGAGCTCGACCGTTCCAAGTGGACGGTCGAGGTCACCGGCGAGAACTTCGGCACCGTCAACCAGGAACAGCAGGCGTACGTCGATTCGCCCGATACCATCTACCTCGACCAGGACCCGTCGACCGGGGCGAGCAACGGTGCGCTGGCGCTGCACCCCCGGTTCGAGCCCGGCCACCAGGCGCCGGACGGCCAGACCTACGACTTCATCTCCGGCCGGATCAAGACCCAGGACAAGGTCGAGTTCACCTACGGCAGGTACTCGGCACGGCTCAAGCTCCCCGAGAACGCCACCGCATCCGGGCTGTGGCCCGCGTGGTGGTCGCTGGGCGCGAACATCGACGCGGGCAAGCCGTGGCCGGAGTGCGGCGAGATCGACGTGATGGAGCACGTCGGCGAGCCGTGGACGAGCTCGGCACTGCACGGCCCGGAGTACCACGGCGACACCCCGTTCACCAAGCGCCAGAACTTCGATGGCAAGGACCCGGCGGACTGGCACGTGTACGAAGTGGACTGGGCTCCGGACGGGTTGACCTTCTTCGTGGACGACACCGAGACGTACCGGGTCACCAAGCAGGAGATCGAGTCCAAGGGCTGGACGTGGGCGTACGACGACCCGCAGTTCCTGATCCTGAACTTCGCGCTCGGCGGCGGGTACCCGAACGGCGTCAACGGCGTGACGGAACCGTATTTCGGCCTACCACAGTCCACGGTGGACAAGGTCGCCGCGGGCAACGTCCGCTACCTCGTCGACTGGGTCCGGGTCGTTCCCGTTGCCGGTGCTCTTTCGTGA
- a CDS encoding E3 ubiquitin ligase family protein, protein MAVVIIGVVLLVAAAVGFYFMRRARDELHAMIGAETLPVNELELLRKASDDVGARGGFRKECEVVGAAHPRPEGVLISELSKTECVWFRYVVKRRYERVRYRDGRRHVDRGSETVAEHTSWEGYALRDDHGMLIGVDPNGTKPDRPEQVVDRFEPHNPQGPTVFGFQLPNIFDNSGTVGYEYKEWVIRPGRRLYILGEAHDKIGPLVIGKPEQKGFFIISTRSEQEVRDSLRTQHRLLAFGIPAAALAGIVCVVLGIVL, encoded by the coding sequence ATGGCCGTAGTCATCATCGGTGTCGTGCTGCTGGTCGCGGCCGCCGTCGGGTTCTACTTCATGCGTCGCGCCCGCGACGAGCTGCACGCGATGATCGGCGCGGAAACCCTGCCGGTCAACGAGTTGGAGCTGCTGCGCAAGGCTTCCGACGACGTCGGCGCGCGGGGCGGATTCCGCAAGGAGTGCGAGGTCGTCGGCGCGGCGCACCCGCGCCCGGAAGGCGTGCTCATCTCCGAGCTCAGCAAGACCGAATGCGTTTGGTTCCGCTACGTCGTCAAGCGGCGCTATGAGCGGGTGCGCTACCGGGATGGTCGTCGGCACGTCGACCGGGGCAGCGAAACGGTCGCCGAGCACACGTCGTGGGAGGGCTACGCGCTGCGCGATGACCACGGCATGCTGATCGGCGTCGATCCCAACGGCACCAAACCGGATCGGCCGGAGCAGGTCGTCGACCGGTTCGAGCCGCACAACCCGCAGGGGCCGACTGTGTTCGGGTTCCAGCTGCCGAACATCTTCGACAACAGCGGCACGGTCGGCTACGAGTACAAGGAGTGGGTGATCCGGCCCGGTCGGCGGCTGTACATCCTTGGCGAGGCGCACGACAAGATCGGTCCGCTGGTGATCGGCAAGCCCGAGCAGAAGGGCTTCTTCATCATCTCCACCCGCAGCGAGCAGGAGGTGCGCGACAGCCTCCGGACCCAACACCGGTTGCTGGCGTTCGGGATTCCGGCGGCCGCGCTGGCCGGGATCGTCTGCGTCGTCCTCGGCATCGTGCTCTGA
- a CDS encoding PspC domain-containing protein has product MSSTKLSGAAGFEETLRGFWATRPMRPRTGGKLGGVSAAIGTRYGIDPILVRVAFVLATIYGGAGVVLYLLGWLVFPKEGDPLPGSTEPTREPTSTGLAVVLVLLLIPGVFWLTSSPAIIGVALGLGALYLLHRNYGDRGVTPTATAPATAAPVAGPQPAVPVAENTWVYPGIASTTTNAAQAEQPPQQPPAWDPLGAAPFAWDLPEPSEPEEPQPPPRPKRRWITFATLALAAFASVLAAAIGAPQESALAIALAVLGLGMIGGAFLRGGRGLIGAAIPVGALAMAMAVLPMGDFTGNMGSDEVRPTSIENVLPHYQRSAGSVLFDLRDLQITDGQELRTGANVGLGDITVQLPPNVDVTARCASELGDVRCFNDTADGRGADISVTDQGEDGPGGGHIVLDLVVGTGSVEVTRG; this is encoded by the coding sequence ATGAGCAGCACGAAGCTATCCGGCGCCGCCGGTTTCGAGGAAACCTTGCGGGGCTTCTGGGCTACCCGCCCGATGCGGCCTCGCACGGGCGGCAAGCTGGGTGGCGTGTCCGCCGCGATCGGCACGCGGTACGGCATCGATCCGATCCTGGTTCGCGTCGCCTTCGTGCTGGCCACGATCTACGGCGGCGCCGGGGTGGTGCTCTACCTGCTGGGCTGGTTGGTGTTCCCGAAGGAAGGCGATCCGCTGCCGGGCTCGACCGAGCCGACCCGGGAGCCGACGTCCACCGGGCTGGCCGTGGTCCTCGTGCTGCTGCTGATCCCCGGCGTGTTCTGGCTGACGAGCTCGCCGGCGATCATCGGCGTGGCCCTCGGTCTCGGCGCGCTCTACCTGCTGCACCGCAACTACGGCGACCGCGGCGTCACGCCGACGGCGACAGCACCGGCCACAGCGGCTCCCGTCGCCGGTCCACAGCCGGCGGTTCCGGTGGCCGAGAACACCTGGGTCTACCCCGGCATCGCATCGACCACGACGAACGCAGCGCAGGCCGAACAGCCGCCGCAGCAGCCGCCGGCCTGGGACCCGCTGGGGGCCGCACCGTTCGCCTGGGATCTGCCCGAACCGAGCGAACCCGAGGAACCCCAACCGCCGCCGCGGCCCAAACGGCGCTGGATCACCTTCGCGACCCTGGCGCTGGCGGCGTTCGCATCCGTTCTGGCCGCGGCGATCGGCGCGCCGCAGGAGTCGGCGCTGGCGATCGCGCTCGCCGTGCTGGGGCTCGGCATGATCGGCGGCGCGTTCCTGCGGGGCGGTCGCGGACTGATCGGGGCCGCGATCCCGGTCGGCGCGTTGGCCATGGCGATGGCGGTGCTGCCGATGGGCGACTTCACCGGGAACATGGGCAGCGACGAGGTCCGGCCCACCTCGATCGAGAACGTGCTCCCGCACTACCAGCGGTCGGCTGGTTCCGTCCTGTTCGACCTGCGGGACCTGCAAATCACCGACGGCCAGGAGCTGCGCACCGGAGCCAACGTCGGGTTGGGCGACATCACCGTCCAGCTGCCACCGAACGTGGACGTGACGGCGCGGTGCGCGTCGGAACTGGGCGACGTGCGGTGCTTCAACGACACGGCGGACGGCCGGGGGGCGGACATCTCGGTCACCGACCAGGGCGAAGACGGCCCCGGCGGTGGGCACATCGTGCTCGACCTCGTGGTGGGCACTGGAAGCGTGGAGGTCACCCGTGGCTGA
- a CDS encoding ATP-binding protein — translation MKARFKRKRTHQAEAADARPLAERPTVPLSTQSTLSGQLRRRRTGRLVAGVASGVAEHLNLPVLWVRGAFAALAVCGGAGILAYALLWVFVPQSSGAEQPISVKERQQGVGMILLCIGAMVAAVSFIAAPTWVVAPLVVVLVGAAVVWREADESQRRRWRQGARSGVAGALLGGGGRAALVRISAGAALVVLGLVIFLVGTSSIDDVRFGLLSVLATLIGVAVLTVPWWVRLVRDLNVERASRIRSQERAEIAAHLHDSVLQTLTLIQKQADSEREVRRLARGQERELRNWLYGPDGYGSEREAAIDDAPAARFAAALGRVCGEVEDVFAIKVQQVVVGDCDLDERLTAQLAAAREAVVNAAKHAGVAEVSVYAEVESEQVSVYVRDRGAGFDPDRVPDDRHGLADSIHGRMQRHGGRVKVRTSPGSGTEVQMEMPRAAA, via the coding sequence GTGAAGGCCCGGTTTAAGCGGAAACGGACTCATCAGGCGGAAGCGGCCGATGCAAGGCCGCTGGCGGAGCGGCCGACGGTGCCGCTGTCGACGCAGTCCACGTTGTCCGGGCAGTTGCGGCGCCGGCGCACCGGACGGCTGGTGGCAGGGGTCGCCAGCGGTGTCGCAGAGCACCTGAACCTCCCGGTGCTGTGGGTGCGCGGTGCCTTCGCGGCGCTAGCCGTGTGCGGCGGGGCGGGGATCCTCGCGTACGCGCTGCTCTGGGTGTTCGTGCCGCAGAGCAGTGGCGCGGAACAGCCCATCTCGGTCAAGGAACGCCAGCAGGGCGTCGGGATGATCCTGCTCTGCATCGGGGCGATGGTGGCGGCCGTGTCGTTCATCGCGGCGCCGACGTGGGTCGTCGCCCCGCTGGTGGTGGTGCTGGTCGGGGCCGCCGTGGTCTGGCGGGAAGCCGACGAGTCGCAGCGCCGCCGGTGGCGGCAGGGCGCCCGGTCCGGGGTGGCGGGCGCGCTGCTCGGCGGCGGCGGGCGGGCGGCGCTGGTGCGCATCTCGGCCGGGGCGGCGCTGGTGGTCCTGGGCCTCGTGATCTTCCTGGTCGGCACCTCCTCCATCGACGACGTCCGCTTCGGATTGCTTTCGGTGCTCGCCACGCTGATCGGCGTAGCGGTGCTGACCGTGCCGTGGTGGGTGCGGCTGGTGCGCGACCTCAACGTCGAGCGGGCCAGCCGCATCCGCTCCCAGGAGCGCGCCGAGATCGCCGCGCACCTGCACGACTCGGTGCTGCAGACCCTCACGCTGATCCAGAAGCAGGCCGACTCCGAGCGCGAGGTTCGCCGCCTGGCGCGGGGCCAGGAACGCGAGCTGCGGAACTGGCTGTACGGCCCCGACGGCTACGGTTCCGAGCGGGAGGCGGCGATCGACGACGCGCCCGCCGCCCGGTTCGCCGCCGCGCTGGGCCGGGTCTGCGGCGAGGTCGAGGACGTCTTCGCGATCAAGGTCCAGCAGGTCGTCGTCGGCGACTGCGACCTCGACGAGCGGCTGACCGCGCAGCTCGCCGCGGCCCGGGAAGCGGTCGTCAACGCCGCCAAGCACGCGGGGGTCGCGGAGGTCAGCGTCTACGCGGAGGTGGAGTCCGAGCAGGTCTCGGTGTACGTGCGGGACCGCGGCGCGGGGTTCGACCCGGACCGCGTGCCCGACGACCGGCACGGCCTCGCCGACTCGATCCACGGGCGCATGCAGCGGCACGGCGGCCGGGTCAAGGTGCGCACCTCGCCCGGCTCGGGCACCGAGGTGCAGATGGAAATGCCCAGGGCCGCGGCGTGA
- a CDS encoding response regulator, giving the protein MLIVTGEATPEVSESRPVRVFLVDDHALFRAGVRAELGASADRVEVVGEAGSVAEAVTGIDHYRPEVVLLDVHMPDGGGAEVLRQVRSKNIEVVFLALSVSDAAEDVIAVIRSGARGYVTKTISGRELADAVERVRAGDAVFSPRLAGFVLDAFSEGPNSAPVGDPELDLLTPREREVLRLLARGYAYKEIASELFISVKTVETHVSSVLRKTQLSNRYELSRWASDRRLV; this is encoded by the coding sequence ATGTTGATCGTGACCGGTGAAGCGACACCCGAGGTCAGCGAATCCCGGCCGGTCCGGGTGTTCCTGGTTGACGACCACGCGTTGTTCCGCGCCGGGGTACGCGCCGAGCTCGGCGCGTCCGCCGACCGGGTCGAGGTGGTCGGTGAGGCGGGATCGGTGGCCGAGGCCGTCACCGGGATCGATCACTACCGCCCCGAGGTGGTGCTGCTCGACGTGCACATGCCCGATGGCGGCGGAGCCGAGGTGCTCCGGCAGGTGCGCAGCAAGAACATCGAAGTGGTGTTCCTGGCGCTGTCGGTGTCGGACGCGGCGGAGGACGTCATCGCGGTGATCCGCAGCGGGGCGCGCGGTTACGTCACCAAGACGATCTCCGGGCGGGAGCTCGCGGACGCGGTCGAGCGCGTGCGGGCGGGCGACGCGGTGTTCTCGCCGCGGCTGGCGGGCTTCGTGCTGGACGCCTTCTCGGAGGGCCCGAACTCGGCCCCGGTCGGCGACCCGGAGCTCGACCTGCTGACGCCGCGGGAGCGTGAGGTGCTGCGGCTGCTGGCGCGCGGCTACGCGTACAAGGAGATCGCGTCCGAGCTGTTCATCTCGGTGAAGACGGTGGAGACGCACGTGTCCAGCGTGCTGCGCAAGACCCAGCTGTCGAACCGCTACGAGCTGTCCCGTTGGGCCTCAGACCGCCGCCTGGTGTGA
- a CDS encoding DMT family transporter, with amino-acid sequence MNNPTNYVRLGVLALLWGSSFLLIKLALGALSPTQIALTRIVLGAAVLLALCALRGMRPSRDRKLWRHVAVAALFGSALPWVLFGLGEQTVDSGLTGVLNATTPLWTVLFGLFAGREAMPPTRLGGLLLGFLGVLLIFAPWQGGSLLSWGVLACLSAAVSYGIGYVYIGRNLTGNHGLPPLALAAMQMVAATGYALLALPLDGLQPVRWEPLALLAVAALGIFGTGLAFAINYRIIGDEGATTASTVAYLMPIVSVLLGWLLLGEELGLRVLLGMAIVLLGVALTRRSPIPKPVAAPALEDEMSNQLRTEATRITRTDELPPIEPPGAWTRIRLALMRGSQLYADLATNHPLK; translated from the coding sequence ATGAACAACCCGACCAACTACGTCCGACTAGGCGTGCTGGCGCTGCTGTGGGGCTCCAGCTTTCTGCTGATCAAGCTCGCGCTGGGGGCGCTCTCCCCGACCCAGATCGCGCTGACCCGCATCGTGCTCGGCGCCGCGGTCCTCCTCGCGCTGTGCGCGCTGCGCGGCATGCGACCGAGCCGCGACCGCAAGTTGTGGCGGCACGTCGCCGTCGCCGCGCTGTTCGGCAGCGCGCTGCCGTGGGTGCTGTTCGGCCTCGGCGAGCAGACCGTCGACTCCGGCCTGACCGGCGTGCTGAACGCGACGACGCCACTGTGGACGGTGCTGTTCGGGCTGTTCGCCGGTCGCGAGGCAATGCCGCCGACCCGGCTCGGCGGACTGCTGCTGGGGTTCCTCGGGGTACTGCTGATCTTCGCCCCGTGGCAGGGCGGCAGCCTGCTCAGCTGGGGCGTGCTCGCCTGCCTGAGCGCGGCGGTCAGCTACGGGATCGGCTACGTCTACATCGGACGGAACCTCACCGGGAACCACGGCCTGCCACCGCTGGCGCTGGCCGCCATGCAGATGGTCGCCGCGACCGGATACGCGCTGCTGGCGCTCCCGCTCGACGGCCTGCAGCCGGTGCGCTGGGAGCCCCTCGCGCTGCTCGCGGTCGCGGCCCTGGGCATCTTCGGCACCGGACTCGCGTTCGCGATCAACTACCGGATCATCGGCGACGAAGGCGCGACGACGGCGTCCACGGTGGCCTATCTGATGCCGATCGTGTCGGTGCTGCTCGGTTGGTTGCTGCTCGGCGAAGAACTGGGCCTGCGGGTCCTGCTGGGCATGGCGATCGTGCTGCTGGGCGTAGCCCTGACCCGCCGCTCCCCCATCCCGAAACCCGTTGCCGCACCCGCTCTCGAGGACGAGATGTCGAACCAGCTCCGCACCGAGGCCACCCGCATCACCCGCACCGACGAGCTCCCGCCGATCGAGCCGCCCGGCGCCTGGACCAGGATCCGCCTCGCGTTGATGCGCGGCTCCCAGCTCTACGCCGACCTGGCCACCAACCACCCGCTGAAATGA
- a CDS encoding LysR family transcriptional regulator translates to MLDVRRMQVLRAVVTSGSVSAAATNLGYTPSAISQQLSTLEKEAGTPLLEKVGRGLRPTPAGTLLAERAGRIAELLSSTEAELADIRAGRTGLLRVRFFHTASVGLIPPAVAKFRAEHPEVQLDLRMQEVGLLDEVARGEADLAIIVVGRAVPERRGVRFVHLGDDPYRLVLPKSHPMAAQDCVDLVQLARESWINSAVTSDDVCSTLLRDAYASAGFTPKVVLETDGSYSAQGFVAAGLGVALVPRLGLDVVHPGVVVRPVRNPEPARRLYVAVRETVADRPATQSVLNTLLEIAQA, encoded by the coding sequence GTGTTGGACGTACGCCGGATGCAAGTGCTGCGCGCCGTGGTCACCAGCGGCTCGGTCAGCGCGGCCGCGACGAACCTCGGGTACACCCCGTCCGCGATCAGCCAGCAGCTGTCCACGCTGGAGAAGGAGGCGGGCACGCCGCTGCTGGAGAAGGTCGGGCGCGGGCTCCGGCCGACCCCGGCGGGCACCCTGCTGGCCGAGCGCGCCGGGCGGATCGCCGAGCTGCTCAGCAGCACCGAGGCGGAGCTGGCAGACATCCGCGCCGGGCGCACCGGCCTGCTGCGGGTGCGGTTCTTCCACACCGCCAGCGTCGGGCTGATCCCGCCCGCGGTCGCCAAGTTCCGGGCCGAGCACCCCGAGGTCCAGCTCGACCTGCGGATGCAGGAGGTCGGGCTGCTCGACGAGGTGGCCCGCGGCGAGGCCGACCTGGCGATCATCGTGGTGGGGCGTGCGGTGCCCGAACGACGCGGGGTGCGGTTCGTGCACCTCGGCGACGACCCGTACCGGCTGGTGCTGCCGAAATCGCACCCGATGGCCGCCCAGGACTGCGTGGACCTGGTCCAGCTGGCCCGCGAATCCTGGATCAACAGCGCCGTGACCAGCGATGACGTCTGCTCGACGCTGCTCAGGGACGCCTACGCCAGTGCCGGGTTCACGCCCAAGGTGGTGCTGGAGACCGACGGCAGCTACTCAGCGCAGGGCTTCGTGGCCGCGGGGCTGGGCGTTGCGCTGGTCCCGCGCCTGGGCCTGGACGTCGTGCACCCCGGAGTGGTGGTGAGGCCGGTGCGCAACCCGGAGCCGGCCCGCCGCCTGTACGTCGCGGTGCGGGAAACGGTAGCCGACCGCCCGGCCACCCAGTCCGTGCTCAACACCCTCCTGGAGATCGCCCAAGCCTGA
- a CDS encoding serine/threonine-protein kinase, whose product MSAEGRLIAGRYRLQQQIGSGAMGVVWQAVDERLHRTVAVKQLLLQPGYTPEETEEARQRAMREGRIAARLQHQNAIVVFDVAEDEGQPVLVMEYLPSQSLSSVIDEQGVLPPLQVARIGVQVAGALAAAHMAGIVHRDLKPGNILLGDNDIAKITDFGISRAIGDVAVTKSGILAGTPAYLAPEVALGRDPAPASDVFSLGSTLYAAIEGGPPFGVDENAISLLHRVARGQIEPPQQAGPMTPALIQLLRPDPVDRPTMAQARELLQAVLDGRPIPNASPSGGWQRPQAAPPRTPPAGNRMGPPPAANPPTMLGGAVPAQQEAPRRNYRQIALWVVAIVVAVLVGVLAANAFGDGTPQGQPAPSAPPQTPPESSASSATATTTTATAPSAAATTSSSPPSTSAMQQPSQDEIVDVVRRYYSLVPGKLDQAWNLLGPNLQSQGKDRYEGFWKTIEDVKIIGEPVQSGANVIVTLQFTKGHSKITESHMLGMVATPDGKPLINTDRRN is encoded by the coding sequence GTGAGCGCCGAAGGTCGTTTGATCGCGGGCCGGTACCGCTTGCAGCAGCAGATCGGCAGCGGCGCCATGGGCGTGGTGTGGCAGGCCGTTGACGAGCGCCTGCACCGCACGGTCGCAGTCAAGCAGCTGCTGCTGCAGCCCGGTTACACCCCCGAAGAAACCGAAGAAGCCCGTCAGCGGGCGATGCGCGAAGGTCGCATCGCCGCCCGATTGCAGCACCAGAACGCGATCGTCGTGTTCGACGTCGCGGAGGACGAGGGCCAGCCGGTCCTGGTCATGGAATACCTGCCGTCGCAAAGCCTCTCGTCGGTCATCGACGAGCAGGGCGTGCTGCCGCCGCTGCAGGTGGCGCGGATCGGCGTGCAGGTGGCCGGGGCGCTGGCCGCGGCGCACATGGCCGGCATCGTGCACCGCGACCTCAAGCCCGGCAACATCCTGCTGGGCGACAACGACATCGCCAAGATCACCGACTTCGGCATCTCCCGGGCCATCGGCGATGTCGCGGTCACCAAGAGCGGCATCCTCGCCGGCACCCCGGCCTACCTGGCGCCGGAGGTGGCGCTGGGACGGGATCCGGCGCCTGCCTCCGACGTTTTCTCGCTGGGCTCGACGCTGTACGCGGCGATCGAGGGCGGGCCGCCGTTCGGGGTGGACGAGAACGCGATCAGCCTGCTGCACCGGGTGGCGCGCGGGCAGATCGAGCCGCCGCAGCAGGCCGGGCCGATGACCCCGGCGCTGATACAGCTGCTGCGCCCGGACCCGGTCGACCGGCCGACCATGGCGCAGGCCCGCGAGCTGCTGCAGGCTGTGCTCGACGGGCGGCCGATTCCGAACGCTTCGCCCAGCGGCGGCTGGCAGCGGCCGCAAGCCGCACCGCCGCGTACGCCGCCCGCGGGCAACCGGATGGGTCCGCCCCCGGCGGCCAATCCGCCCACCATGCTCGGTGGCGCGGTGCCCGCGCAGCAGGAGGCACCGCGGCGCAACTACCGCCAGATCGCCTTGTGGGTGGTGGCGATCGTGGTCGCGGTGCTGGTCGGGGTGCTCGCCGCGAACGCCTTCGGAGACGGGACACCGCAGGGGCAGCCCGCTCCGTCCGCCCCGCCGCAGACGCCCCCGGAGTCCAGCGCCTCGTCGGCCACGGCAACCACGACCACGGCGACGGCGCCTTCTGCGGCCGCGACCACCAGCAGCTCCCCGCCGTCGACCAGCGCGATGCAGCAGCCGTCCCAGGACGAGATCGTGGACGTGGTGCGCAGGTACTACTCGCTGGTGCCGGGCAAGCTGGACCAGGCCTGGAATCTGCTGGGGCCGAACCTGCAGTCGCAGGGCAAGGACCGCTACGAGGGGTTCTGGAAGACGATCGAGGACGTGAAGATCATCGGCGAGCCTGTGCAGTCCGGGGCCAACGTGATCGTGACGCTGCAGTTCACCAAGGGCCACAGCAAGATCACCGAGTCGCACATGCTCGGCATGGTCGCCACGCCCGACGGGAAGCCGCTGATCAACACCGACCGCCGCAACTGA